The following nucleotide sequence is from Paenibacillus odorifer.
CTAATCTTTTTAAACCATTTTCCATTGAGCTCACTCAGCAGGATCGCACAGACAATTGCCAGCACATTCCCTAGTACAATAAAAGCAATATTGTATCCTATCGTGTTCATCGTGAGCTTCACCAGCGTACCGGATCTCCAGAGGAACTCGAAATTCTGCAACCCGACAAACTTGGAATTGAACATACTGCTGTTGAAGTCGAATTGAGTGAACGCATAATAAATGCCTACCATTGGAAAATAGGAATTCACCAGAAAAAAGACCAAGGTGGGCAGCAGCATCAGAAACATTACCCGATTGTGCACCAGCTCATACAACAATCCTTTCTTCTTTCTTGTCGTTCGTAAGCGTGCTCTACCATCAGCCTGGATGCCAAGTTCGACGTTTGAAATTCCTTTGGATGAGGTTTGGCTCAAGATCTCTCACTCCCCTTAATATAGAAACTGCATAATTCCACTATAGGGGGATTCTTCTGAACACAGAAGTGAAGCTTACAAGCCTTACTGCACAAACTGGCGAAACAGGAACTGAACAATCAGGATGTTTATGTAAAAGTCTTCGGAGACCCACAGAGCTTCTCAAGCTTCGCTAACCCCGTATAATCCTTGTAGAAAAGGCTGTTTTGTACATGAATATTTAATTTGTTCACTCCCTTCAGATTGGAAAAATGCAGGATTATAAGGTTGCTCCACTGTTCCGTTCACTCTTGGGGACTTATAATAAAGGAACTTCATAATATGAATTCATCCAGAGTCTTGTCCGAGTAAGTCATATGATGATCAGGGGGGACGGTATGAAGAATAATGATCTACGGAGAAAAAGACTACTGTATGGCAAGCTGCTCACTACCATAACCCTGTGCATATCGTTAACCCTTCTTATCTCTACTTTTGTTTACTATACGTACTACATCGGTGTCGAGAAGACGCAAACCTTCCGCTCCGATCTAAGGGACCTGACCCAGACCGGCAAAAAAGTAGTCAACATGGCTGAAGTCGCGCAAACGCTTTCATTTCAACTGTATCGAACCAGCACGATTTCTCATCTGTTGTTCTACAACAAGCCTTCTATTTATGAGGTAACCGCAGCGATGTCCGATCTCGGAAACTACTTAAATTCCATGCCCTATATTGAATCCATCTATGTATATAATCCGAATAATGACACGGTTTATATTTCGGCAGCACAGGGCCAGAATGGCGTATTCACCACCCGCGAACTGGTGGACACTGAAATTATTCAGATGCTGAATCATTATCAGGATTACAAAACATTCACGCCGATTCCGCGAACCTATTCCATAAATGAACCTGAGAAGAAAACCATCTCAGTCTATACTTACCTCTGCTATGATGCCATCAATTGGGACCGCTCTATTAACTCTGCGGTTATTGTTAACATATCCGCGGCTTGGATCAATAAAGAACTGGCTAACGGCAATACACCCGGTAGTGGCAGTACCTACATTTTAGATGACCAAGGCCGTTTTCTGTCGGGGAATAAGCTGACACTGGAGAAGCTCTCCGGGGATGAAAACAGTTGGCTGGAGCATCAAGTAAAAGCACGCTCTGCCGGCTATTTCACTGCCCCTTTTAGAGGGAATAAATCACTGGTGTCCTATACTTCGCCCGATTCGCTTGGCTGGCAATATGTGCGCATTACTCCTTATGAGGTGATTACTGAACAGACCAATCATATCCGCAATACTACACTTCTGATTTCTATAATTATTCTATTGTTCGGTCTTGTTATTTCTAGAGTACTGTCCAAACGGCTTTATCTGCCGATTGATTCGATCGTAAGCCGAATGAATACCCTTGAGGCGGATAAGCGCAACAGCATGTTCACGATCAGGCAGAATTCATTACGCAATCTGGTGCTTGGCATTAAATCTCCTCATAACAACCGGCAAAATGATGTTCAACAGCTGGGTATTTCTTTTAATTTAAACGAGGGCTACCGGCTAGTATTACTACGCATTGATGAGTACGAAGCTCTGCGAAAGGAACGAGGCTCTTATCTCCTTCCGTACAAGTTTGCCATCATGAATATTGCCTCAGAGATCTGTGGACAGACTTATCAGGTGGAAACTGTAGATATGAATGACGATAGCGTGGTCATGTTGCTTAGCAGCATGACCTCCACTGAACATCTGGATACCGAGCTGATTGAAGTGCTACTGCGGCAGATCCGCGTGGCCTGCTGTGATTATCTAAAAATCGGACTGTCGTTAGTGTACAGCCCCATCAGTGATAATCCAGATGTACTAAACCGGCTGTACAGTCAGGCCAGAGAAGCTTCCAAACATAGACTGTTTTATGGTCATGGCAGCTTGATCAATGCTGAGCGCATTAGCGAGCTTCAGAACAATCTTTACTCCTATCCGGCTGACAGCGAGAAAAAGCTGGTCGATGCGCTCACAAGTGGCAGAACAGACGAAGCCCGCAGTCACTTCTCCGAAATGGTACGTGAAATGGAGCAATATCCCTATCATGTGCTGGAACTTACTGTTTCAAGGGTGACGCTAACGATTAAACGAATCGTCGATAACATCAAGAAGCTTAGTCCTACCTCCACCGAAGGGATGATGGTGATGCCTTCGCTTGAACAGTATGAAACGATAGAAGAATTTGAAGCGGCTTTTTACCAGCTTTTCGATCATATTCAGGAATTCCAAGCGGATAAGCGCAGCTCCAAGCAAAGCGATCTAATCCGGCAAATCAACCAAACCATTCAGCAATCTTACATGGACCCTTGCCTAAGTCTGAACCAAATCGCGGATGAACTTAATATGTCTCCGATTTATGTCAGCAGACTTTATAAGCAGCAGACCCTAACCACTATTGTGGATGTCATTATGGAGGTACGGATGAAGGAAGTATGCCGCCTGCTTGTAGAGAGTGATTTGTCGGTATCGGATATTGCTGAAGTAACTGGCTTCACCAGCAGTTCTTATCTCCACCGGATGTTCAAACGCAACTTCAGCCTTACACCAATTGAATTCAGACGGACCAAAAACAGTTCATAACATGAATCACCTATCCCCCAAAAAGAAGGGTGTTCCAGCAGCCATTAACCCAGCCTTTGGAACACCCATCGATATCCTATGAAATATTAAAATACCTTCGCAATATTTGCTTCATTCTCACCTGCAAGAATGGTGTATTCTTTGGTCAACAGATTCGCTTCAAGCTTCGCCACACTGTTCTCATTTTTCCAAGTGATGTTCAGCTCATTCTCACTACCTTGTTCAATCTTGATCTCACCATCAAAAGCTGGACAGCTATTTCTGAATTTTAACAATGCGAACAGCTTTTGAACAACAGGACGTTGTACCTCAGCAGCAATTTCATCTTTAGAATAATAATGGCGGTTAATATTGCGTCCTTCTTTTGTGCTTTCGAGCAGCTCAATATCATTCTCGCCAGCCAATAGACCTACATAATAAATCTGTGGAATACCAGGGGCGAAGCACTGAATAGCTCTGGCCAAAAGATATGCCTGATCATCATTGCCAAGTGCAGAATAATAAGTGCAGTTAATTTGATAAATATCCAGATTATTATAAGCGGCGGAGCTATATTTTTTCTTAACATTCGCTCCTTGGCTATATAGGCTTTCTCTGGTCATTTCAGCTTCTTCGTCGGTCATCAGGTCCTTAACATCCACTACGCCGATGCCGTCATGCGTATCCAGGGTAGTGAATTGTTTTCTCGGACAGATTTCCAGCCAATGCGCAAGCCGATTTACTTTTCCACTATACAGAGCATGTAATACCAACATTGGCAGGGCAAAATCATAGACATAATAATCCTTGTCTGCAATCTTCAATTGAATGCTGTAATGCTCATGGATTTCCGGAAGAACAGTTACGCCATAAGGTGCTACTACTTCTTTAGACAAATTCAACATTTCCCAAATATCCGGTTCTACGAAAAAGCAGTTGGTACCGATCTTTTTGTTGGCATAGGCAAAAGCGTCCAGCCGGATAATCGATGCTCCTTTATCAGCAAGAAAGGTCAGATTGTCTTTCACGAATTTCTTCGTAGTTTCCATAGTCACGTCCAGATCAATCTGCTGCTCATCAAACGTACACCAAACCTTTTCCTTCGTCCCATCTTTAAAAGTAACCTCTACGTATGGCGCCCGCGGTTTACGTTTATAAATTAAATCCACATCAACCTCAGTTGGTTCACCGTTAGGCCAGAAATCCTTGTAACGAATGAATAAATCCTTATATTCCGATTCATCCTTCTTCTCAAGGAAATCTTGAAAATATGGAGACTGCTGTGAAATGTGATTGATCATGAAATCATACATCATGTAGAACTTCTGGCTCATCTGTTCAATTTCCGCCCAGTCGCCAAAAGCTGAGTCAACCTTGGTGTAATCCATCGGGGCAAATCCCCGGTCGCCCGAAGAGGGGTAAAACGGCAATAAATGAACCCCACCCACGACTCCTTGCAAGTGTGTATCCAGTACTTCGTTTAGTTCTTTTAAATTGTTTCCCATGCTATCTGCGTAAGTGATAAGCATAGCTTCATTTTTAATCTGCATATTGGAGTTCTCCTTCTATTTCAATTTATACACTCTTGCTTCATAAGTCAGAGAAATCATCAAACTAATGTAATTTAATGAAAGCGTTCTCCTAAGGATCCTGTTCCTCCCTAGATGAACGTTTATTCAAAACCAATTTTATAGATGTGCAAATAATATGTCAAACGTTTTCATATAATTATATTCATATAATATAGACAAAATTATTGATATTTAATATTATACCTGAATATTTTGTGGTAACGTATAACATACCTATTATAACTATCAAAAACAATCTATGCTTTTACAATTGTTAGTCTTGATTAGTGTCAACAATCCAAGAAACGTTGTAGAATATAGATTAGAGCATTTTATGAAACGGGGATGAGGGTATGGCAAGTATTAAAGATGTTGCCAAGGAAGCGGGCGTTGCTGTAGCTACCGTGTCCAGAGTAATGAACAACCGGGGATATATCAGCAAAGAGACGCGTAAAAAAGTTGAACAAGCGATGGACGCCTTAGATTATCATCCTAATCAAATCGCCAGAGCCTTACAGAAGAATCAATCCTTTTTTATTGGGATTATTGTTCCAGATTCGAACCACCCTTTCTTTTCCGATCTCATCAAGTATGTTGAAATGAGTGCTAATGAAAAAAACTATAAATTGCTAATATGCAATTCTCTTGACGATCCTGAGAAAGAAGCCAACTATATTAGCATGCTTCGCCAGAATCAAGTAGATGGCATTATCATGTGCAGCCACACCATGAATATTGAAAGCTATAAAAAGGTCCCTTTCCCTATTGTCTCTTTTGACCGTTTTATTTCCTCCAACATTCCTTGTGTGGGATCGGATAATTACCGCGGTGGTGAGCTAGCTACCGAACATTTGATACAGCTGGGCTGTAAACGGTTGCTACATATCTCCGGCCCGCTAGATCTGGATATTCTAGCGAATCGTCGTCGGGATGCTTTTGTCATCACTAGTATGAAACATGGTGTAACCTACGATATTATCGAAGGTGCGCACAATAAGCTTACCTTTGATTATTTTTGGTCCTTTGTCACCGAAAATATCTCTCCAGCCCAACTTCGAGAATATGATGGAGTATTTTGCAGTAATGATATTGTGGCTTATGCTTTATACATTTATGCTGAACAGCAAGGCATTCGAGTGCCCGAGCAACTGAAAATCATCGGTTATGATTACCACAGCTTTACCCGCATGCTTCAGAGTCCTAAATTGACTACCATTATGCAACCTAGTGATCGGATCGGGGTCATGCTGACCAATACTCTCCTGCAAATGATCGAAAGTGCTGACGGAGAGCTAATCAACAACACTACTGTAGACGTAACTCTTATTAAAGGAGAGACTACTTAACGTATCTATTAAAAAGGTAGACTACCGTAATTAGCGGTGGCCTGCCTTTTTTTTGTATTGCTTCATTAATAACGACTTTCAGGAATAACGGCTTTCAGGGCAATTATTGTAACAACTTCCGCTTCTCAGAATATGCTGATTGGGCAGGTTCCCATTTTTTAAAGGAATGAACAGGAGAAGTTCAAGGAGGAGATATAGAAATATGCCTGATTACAGACCATTTAAAGGCGATGCTATCCTAAACAAGCATGGAAGGATCAGCAGTCCTATTAGAAAGAGGGAGTGTAACGCACTATTAAAAATAGTCACTGATCTCTCTGCAGTGGTACCCCCCGTACTTACGAATCCCACAACACTTCATATTGTCAATCTCCAAAGAGTGTTAAGAGAGCTATTGGAATTCTTGCATACTTCTAAGTTATGCAGCCCTTTTAGAACTGAGCTACTTTCTGTAGTAGAGATAACCATTGTATCGACCGAAGTCAGTCCCTTCTCAGTCGTAAGCGTTGGCACTAATCTTCAACTGCTATTAGCTGAGTTATTATCTTTTATTCTCGCCACGAAGATTGACCCTAATTGCAAAGATCAGCTGATTATTCAGATCAGACATATTCAGGCTTCTATTACACAAGCAATTGGATTACCTATTAAAGGTGTGACTGGACCTCAAGGGCCACAGGGACCACAGGGACCTCAGGGGCCGCAAGGATCTCAGGGGGTTCCGGGAGCAACGGGAACTACAGGGGCAGGGCTGCAAGGAATTGTTGCTTTTAATCCTGCATTAAGCCCTACTTATCCTGCCGGTCAAGTAGTAACCTTCAATGGTAGTACCTATATAGCTACTGTTGCGGGACCAACGGGAACACCTGGAAGTTCACCAGATTATTTATTAATTGCTGGGGGCTCCACAGGCCCCCAAGGACCTCAAGGCCCTCAAGGAACACCGGGACTTCAAGGACCTCAGGGGCCGCAAGGGGTAGGGCTGCAAGGGATTGTAATCTTTAATCCTGCACAAAGTCCTACTTATCCAGCAGGTCAAGTAGTAACCTTCAATGGCAGCACCTATATTGCTACCGTTTCTGGACCTACTGGAATACCCGGGAGTTCACCAGATTACTTGTTAATCGCTGGTGGCGCGATGGGACCTCAAGGACCACAGGGTGTGCAGGGGATTCAAGGGCCAACAGGTGCGCAAGGACCAGCAGGTCCAGGCGTAGGAGCAACTGGAGCGACTGGCTCGACTGGCGCTGCAGGCTTGGCAGGCCCTGCTGGTGCAACGGGCGCGACTGGCGACCCCGGCGCGGTCGGCGTTGCCGGAGCTACGGGTGCAACGGGTGCGACTGGTGATCCCGGTGTGGTCGGCGTTGCCGGAGCTACGGGTGCAACGGGTGCGACTGGTGATCCCGGTGCGGTCGGCGTTGCCGGAGCTACGGGTGCAACGGGTGATCCCGGCGCGGTTGGAGCTACTGGCATTACCGGAGTCACTGGTGCAACCGGTAACGGTGCAATTATTCCGCTGGCATCCGGAGGACCTATTATTATGACCACGGTTTTAGGTGGTTTGGTTGGAACAACAAGCCTTGTAGGCTTCGGAAGTTCAGCCACAGGCATTTCTCTTGTTGGCGGTAATATTGA
It contains:
- a CDS encoding AraC family transcriptional regulator — its product is MKNNDLRRKRLLYGKLLTTITLCISLTLLISTFVYYTYYIGVEKTQTFRSDLRDLTQTGKKVVNMAEVAQTLSFQLYRTSTISHLLFYNKPSIYEVTAAMSDLGNYLNSMPYIESIYVYNPNNDTVYISAAQGQNGVFTTRELVDTEIIQMLNHYQDYKTFTPIPRTYSINEPEKKTISVYTYLCYDAINWDRSINSAVIVNISAAWINKELANGNTPGSGSTYILDDQGRFLSGNKLTLEKLSGDENSWLEHQVKARSAGYFTAPFRGNKSLVSYTSPDSLGWQYVRITPYEVITEQTNHIRNTTLLISIIILLFGLVISRVLSKRLYLPIDSIVSRMNTLEADKRNSMFTIRQNSLRNLVLGIKSPHNNRQNDVQQLGISFNLNEGYRLVLLRIDEYEALRKERGSYLLPYKFAIMNIASEICGQTYQVETVDMNDDSVVMLLSSMTSTEHLDTELIEVLLRQIRVACCDYLKIGLSLVYSPISDNPDVLNRLYSQAREASKHRLFYGHGSLINAERISELQNNLYSYPADSEKKLVDALTSGRTDEARSHFSEMVREMEQYPYHVLELTVSRVTLTIKRIVDNIKKLSPTSTEGMMVMPSLEQYETIEEFEAAFYQLFDHIQEFQADKRSSKQSDLIRQINQTIQQSYMDPCLSLNQIADELNMSPIYVSRLYKQQTLTTIVDVIMEVRMKEVCRLLVESDLSVSDIAEVTGFTSSSYLHRMFKRNFSLTPIEFRRTKNSS
- the gtfA gene encoding sucrose phosphorylase, giving the protein MQIKNEAMLITYADSMGNNLKELNEVLDTHLQGVVGGVHLLPFYPSSGDRGFAPMDYTKVDSAFGDWAEIEQMSQKFYMMYDFMINHISQQSPYFQDFLEKKDESEYKDLFIRYKDFWPNGEPTEVDVDLIYKRKPRAPYVEVTFKDGTKEKVWCTFDEQQIDLDVTMETTKKFVKDNLTFLADKGASIIRLDAFAYANKKIGTNCFFVEPDIWEMLNLSKEVVAPYGVTVLPEIHEHYSIQLKIADKDYYVYDFALPMLVLHALYSGKVNRLAHWLEICPRKQFTTLDTHDGIGVVDVKDLMTDEEAEMTRESLYSQGANVKKKYSSAAYNNLDIYQINCTYYSALGNDDQAYLLARAIQCFAPGIPQIYYVGLLAGENDIELLESTKEGRNINRHYYSKDEIAAEVQRPVVQKLFALLKFRNSCPAFDGEIKIEQGSENELNITWKNENSVAKLEANLLTKEYTILAGENEANIAKVF
- a CDS encoding LacI family DNA-binding transcriptional regulator; protein product: MASIKDVAKEAGVAVATVSRVMNNRGYISKETRKKVEQAMDALDYHPNQIARALQKNQSFFIGIIVPDSNHPFFSDLIKYVEMSANEKNYKLLICNSLDDPEKEANYISMLRQNQVDGIIMCSHTMNIESYKKVPFPIVSFDRFISSNIPCVGSDNYRGGELATEHLIQLGCKRLLHISGPLDLDILANRRRDAFVITSMKHGVTYDIIEGAHNKLTFDYFWSFVTENISPAQLREYDGVFCSNDIVAYALYIYAEQQGIRVPEQLKIIGYDYHSFTRMLQSPKLTTIMQPSDRIGVMLTNTLLQMIESADGELINNTTVDVTLIKGETT
- a CDS encoding exosporium glycoprotein BclB-related protein, which produces MPDYRPFKGDAILNKHGRISSPIRKRECNALLKIVTDLSAVVPPVLTNPTTLHIVNLQRVLRELLEFLHTSKLCSPFRTELLSVVEITIVSTEVSPFSVVSVGTNLQLLLAELLSFILATKIDPNCKDQLIIQIRHIQASITQAIGLPIKGVTGPQGPQGPQGPQGPQGSQGVPGATGTTGAGLQGIVAFNPALSPTYPAGQVVTFNGSTYIATVAGPTGTPGSSPDYLLIAGGSTGPQGPQGPQGTPGLQGPQGPQGVGLQGIVIFNPAQSPTYPAGQVVTFNGSTYIATVSGPTGIPGSSPDYLLIAGGAMGPQGPQGVQGIQGPTGAQGPAGPGVGATGATGSTGAAGLAGPAGATGATGDPGAVGVAGATGATGATGDPGVVGVAGATGATGATGDPGAVGVAGATGATGDPGAVGATGITGVTGATGNGAIIPLASGGPIIMTTVLGGLVGTTSLVGFGSSATGISLVGGNIDLTGTLLGPLINFAFSTPRAGVITSLAAYFSNTIALSLLGTTINVTAQLYQSATPNNTFTAIPGALVALPPITGTINLGTFVNGITNDINFAVTPQTRLLMVFSATATGLSLVNTVTGYASAGFTIV